One segment of Rhodospirillaceae bacterium DNA contains the following:
- a CDS encoding alpha/beta hydrolase, translating to MDFRGMCCTGWRYGGTMALKQAQEVRATMRKTLVMIPAFGCDAGLCDGGGRWAQAVEVRDHIAAEDNYAAMVAKVLAAAPERFSVLGTSMGGRLALEVALAAPDRVEGLVVIGAGAGAVADQAAGLRRSSRIRGGEKQQVLIEMGNMIAHLPGPRGPATREAFISMAQAMDPETLARQSDALAHRTDKWGRLGGIGCPVLCLWGVHDQFSPAADGRRIATAVPRGEYVELPECGHFPTLEYPEETAAALERWLQAAVV from the coding sequence TTGGATTTCCGTGGAATGTGTTGCACCGGCTGGCGTTATGGCGGCACAATGGCTTTGAAACAAGCACAAGAGGTCAGAGCCACCATGCGCAAGACACTGGTCATGATTCCTGCCTTTGGCTGTGATGCCGGCCTCTGCGACGGTGGCGGACGTTGGGCACAGGCGGTGGAAGTGCGGGACCACATCGCAGCAGAGGACAACTATGCGGCGATGGTCGCAAAGGTACTGGCCGCAGCGCCGGAGCGGTTTTCCGTCCTCGGCACGTCCATGGGCGGGCGGCTGGCGCTGGAGGTGGCCCTGGCGGCACCGGACCGGGTCGAGGGACTGGTGGTGATTGGGGCAGGCGCCGGTGCCGTCGCCGATCAGGCTGCCGGCTTGCGGCGTTCGAGCCGCATTCGTGGCGGCGAGAAGCAGCAGGTGCTCATCGAAATGGGCAACATGATTGCCCATCTGCCGGGGCCGCGGGGGCCTGCAACACGCGAAGCCTTCATCAGCATGGCGCAGGCCATGGACCCGGAGACACTGGCCCGGCAATCCGATGCGCTCGCCCACCGCACAGACAAGTGGGGACGGCTTGGCGGGATTGGCTGTCCGGTTCTCTGCCTGTGGGGCGTGCATGACCAGTTCAGCCCGGCGGCGGATGGCAGGCGCATTGCCACTGCGGTGCCGCGCGGAGAATACGTTGAACTGCCGGAGTGCGGGCACTTCCCGACGCTGGAATATCCGGAAGAAACGGCGGCCGCGCTTGAGCGCTGGCTTCAGGCCGCCGTCGTGTAG
- a CDS encoding multicopper oxidase domain-containing protein has translation MWIDLGTVSGELIAVDGHAVQPVKGQRFPLAIAQRADIRLELPLGPGTYPILFKVEGGMGQSGIILAAGDATVAKINDQGEVQPPLDLALEARLKFMGKTPEIAVSKTEMVMLTGGGADYVWGLNGKSSMHDVIFKVREGERYEVMFHNMTGMAHPMHLHGHYFKVVGIGNERIDGALRDTVLVPVGGMVTIQFDANNPGTWAFHCHHVYHMNSGMMGAIAYTTAA, from the coding sequence ATGTGGATTGATCTGGGCACGGTGAGCGGTGAGCTGATTGCTGTCGATGGCCATGCCGTGCAGCCAGTGAAAGGCCAGCGCTTCCCCCTGGCAATCGCCCAGCGCGCCGACATCCGGCTGGAACTGCCGCTGGGCCCCGGCACCTATCCCATCCTCTTCAAGGTGGAAGGCGGCATGGGCCAGTCCGGCATCATCCTCGCTGCCGGCGATGCGACAGTTGCGAAGATCAACGACCAAGGCGAGGTGCAGCCACCGCTTGACCTGGCGCTGGAAGCCCGCCTCAAGTTCATGGGCAAGACGCCCGAGATCGCCGTCTCAAAAACCGAGATGGTCATGCTCACCGGCGGCGGCGCAGACTATGTCTGGGGCCTCAACGGCAAATCTTCCATGCATGACGTGATCTTCAAGGTGCGCGAGGGCGAGCGCTACGAGGTCATGTTCCACAACATGACCGGCATGGCTCACCCGATGCATCTGCACGGGCACTATTTCAAGGTAGTCGGCATTGGCAACGAGCGCATCGACGGCGCGCTCCGCGACACCGTGCTGGTGCCTGTGGGCGGCATGGTCACCATCCAGTTCGACGCCAACAATCCCGGCACCTGGGCGTTCCACTGCCATCATGTCTATCACATGAATTCCGGAATGATGGGCGCCATCGCCTACACGACGGCGGCCTGA